One Diospyros lotus cultivar Yz01 chromosome 1, ASM1463336v1, whole genome shotgun sequence genomic window carries:
- the LOC127790089 gene encoding flagellar radial spoke protein 5, whose protein sequence is MAATVNHGFSILNHAKTKPWTGPQSRRLAAGPIRCKVAVGDNRQVTVRNGDDSLEICRVLNGMWQTSGGWGRIDRDDAVEAMLRYADAGLSTFDMADHYGPAEDLYGIFINRVRRERPPEFLETVKGLTKWVPPPVKMTGSYVRENINVSRKRMDVASLDMLQFHWWDYSNPGYLDALKHLTDLKEEGKIKTVALTNFDTERLQIILENGIPVVSNQVQHSIVDMRPQQKMAELCKLTGVKLITYGTVMGGLLSEKFLDTNLAIPFAGPPLNTPSLQKYKRMVDAWGGWSLFQNLLQVLKKVASKHGVSIPTVAVKYILDQQAVAGSMVGVRLGLSEHIKDANAVFSLVLDEEDVSSIQEVQKKGKDLMGVIGDCGDEYRRI, encoded by the exons ATGGCAGCCACTGTAAACCATGGCTTCTCCATTCTCAACCACGCCAAAACCAAACCTTGGACCGGTCCCCAGAGCCGGAGACTAGCGGCCGGACCGATTCGCTGCAAGGTGGCGGTCGGCGATAACCGACAGGTCACGGTTAGGAACGGCGACGATTCGCTGGAGATCTGCCGAGTTTTGAATGGCATGTGGCAGACTAGTGGCGGATGGGGCAGAATTGATCGAGACGACGCCGTCGAGGCCATGCTCCGGTACGCCGACGCCGGCCTCTCCACCTTCGACATGGCCGACCACT ATGGACCTGCAGAAGATCTTTATGGCATCTTCATTAATCGTGTCCGTCGAGAGCGTCCACCAGAGTTCCTGGAGACTGTTAAAGG TCTTACTAAATGGGTACCACCACCAGTTAAGATGACAGGTAGCTATGTCCGTGAGAACATCAATGTGTCACGAAAGAGAATGGACGTAGCATCCTTGGACATGCTTCAGTTCCACTG GTGGGATTACTCTAATCCTGGCTATCTTGATGCACTCAAGCACCTTACAGATCTGAAAGAAGAAG GTAAGATCAAGACTGTTGCTTTGACTAACTTTGACACAGAAAGGTTGCAAATAATTCTGGAAAATGGTATTCCAGTTGTTAGTAATCAG GTGCAACATTCCATTGTTGACATGCGCCCTCAACAAAAGATGGCAGAGCTGTGTAAGCTTACAGGAGTAAAACTTATAAC ATATGGGACAGTGATGGGTGGATTGTTATCAGAGAAGTTCCTTGACACCAACTTAGCCATTCCTTTTGCTGGTCCTCCTCTAAACACTCCATCCCTCCAGAAGTACAAAAGG ATGGTTGATGCTTGGGGAGGATGGAGTCTCTTCCAGAATTTGCTGCAAGTCCTAAAAAAGGTAGCTTCCAAACACGGGGTTTCTATCCCAACAGTTGCTGTGAAGTACATTCTTGATCAG CAAGCGGTGGCCGGATCAATGGTAGGCGTTCGGCTTGGCCTATCAGAACATATCAAAGACGCTAATGCTGTGTTTTCACTTGTCCTTGATGAAGAGGATGTAAGCAGCATCCAAGAAGTACAGAAGAAGGGGAAAGATCTAATGGGAGTAATCGGGGACTGTGGAGACGAGTATAGAAGGATCTGA